One window from the genome of Tolypothrix sp. NIES-4075 encodes:
- a CDS encoding MFS transporter produces the protein MNRNFWVTALIAFINSLSFTILIPIIYLYGKQFGLSDLQTSLLFSTYSIAQFLATPVIGKLSDRFGRKPLLIISLIGTVIANFIAGTATTAFALFFARLLDGITGGNTSVAQAIISDVTTPENRAKGFGVYGAAFGLGFVLGPATSLLAQQISLGAGFLVSGAVALIAVLITIFFLPETIQNKAERSHNIFDLGLGNLIKGLVIPKVGILLVINFFIGTTFTIFTYAFQPYFLNVLGQNSKSLTLMFLLFGVLGILMQIWGVSILTRKFNIISILFLGLSIRSISFILMPLLPNVIYFVAISIVYSLFNSLVQPMINTLISLNAQPQQQGTAMGLNSSYLSISNGIGPVIAGMLIHQSHPITYGYPLYLAGALTFIVLLLAIFTRQSYTPKLK, from the coding sequence ATGAATCGAAATTTTTGGGTTACTGCTTTAATTGCTTTTATTAATTCCCTGAGTTTTACGATTTTAATTCCCATTATCTATCTTTATGGCAAACAATTTGGACTAAGCGATTTACAAACTAGTTTGTTATTTTCCACATACTCCATAGCACAGTTTTTGGCAACTCCCGTAATTGGTAAACTTTCAGATCGCTTTGGACGTAAGCCTTTACTGATTATTAGTTTAATCGGAACTGTGATTGCTAATTTTATCGCTGGAACCGCTACAACTGCATTTGCTCTGTTTTTCGCACGACTTCTCGATGGTATCACCGGCGGTAATACTTCTGTTGCTCAGGCGATTATCTCTGATGTCACCACACCAGAAAATCGCGCCAAAGGTTTTGGAGTTTATGGGGCAGCATTTGGTTTAGGTTTTGTATTGGGTCCAGCCACCAGTTTACTAGCGCAGCAGATTTCTTTGGGGGCTGGTTTTTTGGTTTCGGGTGCTGTTGCTTTAATAGCCGTGTTAATTACAATTTTTTTCTTGCCAGAGACTATTCAAAATAAAGCAGAGCGATCGCATAATATATTTGATTTAGGTTTAGGAAATTTAATTAAAGGTTTAGTTATTCCTAAAGTCGGTATCCTTTTAGTAATTAATTTCTTTATTGGTACTACTTTTACTATATTTACCTATGCTTTTCAACCCTACTTTCTCAATGTGTTGGGTCAAAATAGCAAATCATTAACACTGATGTTTTTGTTATTTGGCGTGTTGGGCATATTAATGCAGATTTGGGGAGTTTCAATCCTCACGCGCAAATTTAATATTATCAGTATTTTGTTTTTAGGATTATCTATCAGAAGTATTTCATTTATTCTGATGCCACTTTTGCCGAACGTAATTTATTTTGTGGCAATTAGTATAGTGTATTCACTGTTTAATTCTTTAGTTCAACCGATGATAAATACACTGATTTCTCTCAACGCTCAACCACAACAACAAGGTACAGCGATGGGCTTAAACTCATCTTATTTAAGCATTTCTAATGGAATTGGACCTGTAATTGCAGGAATGCTGATTCATCAATCGCATCCGATCACATATGGTTATCCTTTATATTTGGCTGGAGCGCTTACATTTATAGTATTGTTGTTGGCTATATTTACTCGGCAAAGTTACACCCCCAAGTTGAAGTAG